From one Microlunatus sp. Gsoil 973 genomic stretch:
- the zwf gene encoding glucose-6-phosphate dehydrogenase, giving the protein MSQTTRPNPLRDPMDRRLPRIAGPCALVMFGVTGDLATKKLMPAIYDLANRGLLPPGFALVGFARRDWATEDFAEVVHNAVKAHARTPFREEVWKQLSEGIRFVAGELDDDAAFDRLNQTIQELDEARGTGGNHAFYLSIPPGLFPTVIGQLRSHGMSESTTSSWSRVVIEKPFGHDLKSAQELNDVVSVAFPSSSVFRIDHYLGKETVQNLLALRFANQLFEPVWNNNYVDHVQITMAEDIGIGGRAGYFDGIGAARDVIQNHLLQLLALTAMEEPTSFEARQLRAEKQKVLAAARPPQRLDLHTARGRYAAAWAGGEKVGGYLDEPRIPPESTTETYAAIRVDIDNRRWAGVPFYLRTGKRMPRRVTEIALGFKQAPHLPFSKTDTAELGYNALVLRIQPDEGVTLRFGAKVPGTQMEIREVNMDFAYGGSFTESSPEAYERLILDVLLGDPPLFPQHEEVELSWQILDPILDYWASLGTPPDDYEAGTWGPASADEMLARDGFAWRRP; this is encoded by the coding sequence ATGAGTCAGACAACGCGCCCGAACCCCTTACGCGATCCGATGGATCGGCGGCTGCCCAGGATCGCCGGGCCCTGTGCGCTGGTGATGTTCGGTGTCACCGGCGATCTCGCCACCAAGAAACTGATGCCGGCGATCTACGACCTCGCCAACCGCGGCCTGCTGCCTCCCGGTTTCGCCTTGGTCGGTTTCGCGCGACGGGACTGGGCGACCGAGGATTTCGCCGAGGTGGTGCACAACGCCGTCAAGGCACACGCCCGGACGCCGTTCCGCGAAGAGGTCTGGAAGCAGCTCAGTGAAGGGATCCGGTTCGTCGCCGGTGAACTCGACGACGATGCCGCCTTCGACCGGCTCAACCAGACGATCCAGGAACTGGACGAGGCCCGCGGCACCGGAGGCAACCACGCCTTCTACCTGTCCATCCCGCCTGGGCTGTTCCCGACGGTGATCGGGCAACTGCGCAGCCACGGGATGTCGGAGAGCACCACCAGCAGTTGGAGCCGGGTGGTGATCGAGAAGCCGTTCGGCCACGATCTGAAGTCGGCCCAGGAGCTCAACGATGTCGTGTCGGTGGCGTTCCCGTCCAGTTCGGTGTTCCGCATCGACCACTACCTGGGCAAGGAGACGGTGCAGAACCTGCTCGCCCTGCGCTTCGCCAACCAGCTCTTCGAACCGGTCTGGAACAACAACTACGTCGACCACGTGCAAATCACCATGGCCGAGGACATCGGGATCGGCGGACGGGCCGGCTACTTCGACGGCATCGGCGCGGCCCGGGACGTCATCCAGAACCACCTGCTGCAACTGTTGGCCCTGACCGCCATGGAGGAGCCGACCTCCTTCGAGGCCAGGCAGCTGCGCGCCGAGAAGCAGAAGGTGCTTGCCGCCGCCAGGCCGCCGCAGCGACTCGACCTGCACACGGCCCGCGGCCGGTACGCCGCGGCCTGGGCCGGCGGTGAGAAGGTCGGCGGCTACCTCGACGAACCGCGGATCCCGCCGGAATCGACCACGGAGACCTACGCCGCGATCCGGGTGGACATCGACAACCGTCGCTGGGCCGGGGTGCCGTTCTACCTGCGCACCGGGAAGCGGATGCCACGCCGGGTCACCGAGATCGCACTGGGCTTCAAGCAGGCACCGCACCTGCCGTTCTCCAAGACCGATACCGCGGAGCTGGGCTACAACGCGCTCGTGCTGCGGATCCAGCCCGACGAGGGTGTCACCCTGCGGTTCGGCGCCAAGGTGCCGGGCACGCAGATGGAGATCCGCGAGGTGAACATGGACTTCGCCTACGGCGGCTCCTTCACCGAGTCCTCCCCGGAGGCGTACGAGCGGCTGATCCTGGATGTTCTGCTCGGTGACCCGCCGCTCTTCCCCCAACACGAGGAGGTCGAGCTGTCCTGGCAGATCCTCGACCCGATCCTCGATTACTGGGCATCCCTGGGTACTCCGCCCGACGACTACGAGGCAGGCACCTGGGGTCCGGCCAGCGCTGACGAGATGCTGGCAAGGGACGGATTCGCCTGGCGTCGACCGTGA
- the tal gene encoding transaldolase: MSDALQALAEAGVSIWLDDLSRERLDSGSLAKLVTDSHVTGVTTNPTIFASALSKGSAYDQQVKELAADGKTTAEAVRAITTTDVRNACDVFADLYTKTGGVDGRVSIEVEPGLAHDTEGTVQQAKELASTVDRPNALVKIPATLEGLPAIAAATAEGISVNVTLIFGLDRYKGVMDAYFSGLEQAAEKGVDLSGIQSVASFFVSRVDTEYDKRLDAIGSEEAKALRSKAALANARLAYAAYLEAFSSDRWKALEAKGANVQRPLWASTGVKDPNLPDTLYVTELVVANTVNTMPEKTMNAVADHGVIEGDKVTGAAADAQAVMDRLAALGISYADVIETLEKEGVEKFDKSWGELVETVDTALKAASAS; this comes from the coding sequence ATGTCTGATGCATTGCAGGCGCTGGCCGAGGCCGGCGTATCGATCTGGCTCGACGACTTGTCCCGGGAGCGGCTTGACTCGGGCAGCCTCGCCAAGTTGGTCACCGATTCCCATGTGACGGGCGTGACAACCAACCCGACGATCTTTGCCTCCGCCCTGAGCAAGGGGTCGGCGTACGACCAGCAGGTGAAGGAACTGGCCGCCGACGGGAAGACGACCGCGGAGGCTGTCCGGGCGATCACCACCACCGACGTCCGGAACGCCTGCGACGTTTTCGCCGACCTGTACACGAAGACCGGCGGTGTCGACGGCCGCGTCTCCATCGAGGTGGAACCCGGGCTGGCGCACGACACCGAGGGCACGGTTCAGCAGGCCAAGGAGTTGGCCTCGACGGTGGACCGGCCGAACGCGCTGGTCAAGATCCCGGCGACCCTGGAGGGTCTGCCGGCGATCGCCGCGGCGACTGCCGAAGGGATCAGCGTGAACGTGACGCTGATCTTCGGACTCGACCGCTACAAGGGCGTGATGGATGCCTACTTCTCCGGCCTGGAGCAGGCCGCTGAGAAGGGTGTCGACCTGTCCGGCATCCAATCGGTCGCGTCGTTCTTCGTCTCCCGGGTGGACACCGAGTACGACAAGCGGCTGGACGCCATCGGCTCCGAGGAGGCGAAGGCGTTGCGCAGCAAGGCCGCGCTGGCCAACGCCCGCCTGGCCTATGCCGCCTATCTCGAGGCGTTCTCCTCCGATCGGTGGAAGGCGCTCGAGGCCAAGGGCGCCAACGTGCAGCGGCCGCTGTGGGCCTCAACCGGGGTGAAGGACCCGAACCTCCCCGACACTCTGTACGTGACCGAGTTGGTCGTCGCGAACACGGTGAACACCATGCCGGAGAAGACAATGAACGCCGTTGCCGATCACGGTGTGATCGAGGGCGACAAGGTGACCGGCGCCGCAGCCGACGCCCAGGCGGTGATGGATCGACTGGCGGCGCTGGGGATCTCCTACGCCGACGTCATCGAGACGCTGGAGAAGGAAGGCGTCGAGAAGTTCGACAAGTCCTGGGGTGAACTGGTCGAGACCGTCGACACCGCGCTGAAGGCGGCATCGGCGAGCTGA
- the pgl gene encoding 6-phosphogluconolactonase has translation MTGTTEFLVHPDADAVAEAIAVRLTARIAEIQEEDPDRLVQVALTGGRIATKAYQQLATDGPGSAVDWTHVKLWWGDERFVPADSEDRNDRAAVAALIPALPLTDANLNPMPADDGQISLDEAAAAYGAELGDTVFDICLLGVGPDGHVASVFPEHPSFETSLQAVAPVIPVRDAPKPPPLRISVTHPVINRSSEVWFTVSGADKADAVGWAVTGSKPVPAGRAVGRERTVWLLDRAAAAQIPANLLS, from the coding sequence GTGACCGGGACGACCGAGTTCCTGGTCCATCCCGACGCCGACGCTGTCGCCGAAGCGATCGCCGTACGCCTCACCGCCCGGATCGCGGAGATCCAGGAGGAGGATCCCGACCGGCTGGTGCAAGTGGCGCTGACCGGCGGGCGGATCGCCACCAAGGCCTACCAGCAACTGGCCACCGACGGTCCCGGTTCAGCGGTCGACTGGACCCACGTGAAGTTGTGGTGGGGCGACGAGCGGTTCGTTCCGGCGGACTCGGAGGACCGCAACGATCGGGCCGCGGTGGCTGCGCTGATCCCGGCCCTGCCGCTGACCGACGCCAACCTGAACCCGATGCCCGCCGATGACGGCCAGATCAGCCTGGACGAGGCCGCGGCGGCATACGGCGCGGAACTCGGCGACACCGTCTTCGACATCTGCCTGCTCGGCGTCGGACCGGACGGCCACGTGGCATCGGTGTTTCCCGAGCATCCGTCCTTCGAGACGTCGCTCCAGGCCGTCGCCCCGGTCATCCCGGTGCGGGATGCGCCGAAGCCGCCACCGCTGCGGATCAGCGTCACCCATCCGGTGATCAACAGGTCGTCCGAGGTGTGGTTCACGGTCTCCGGTGCCGACAAGGCCGACGCCGTCGGCTGGGCCGTCACCGGCAGCAAGCCGGTGCCTGCCGGCCGGGCCGTTGGAAGGGAGCGCACGGTATGGCTGCTGGATCGGGCGGCCGCGGCGCAGATTCCGGCGAATCTGCTGTCCTGA
- a CDS encoding glucose-6-phosphate dehydrogenase assembly protein OpcA: MIITLSDTNSATISSALLSARRSAGSPASGMVLTLIIVSDEDEYPAALDAAMAAGREHPSRILLVVTGNGRHSASLDAEVRIGEGTSGEVVVVRMRGPLADHPASVIRPLLLPDSPVVVWWPGSVATNKIASTSLAELSNRRITDAAASRQPRRELARRAEHLAAGDTDLAWTRLTPWRTLLAAALDQFPAHVTAATLEAERRNPSADLLAAWMEDRLRIPVKQTTSSGPGITAVRMTTAAGDIAITRPDGLLASYAVPGQPNRLVALKRRSTADLIAEELRRMDHDVVYEATLKALLRRTADTRSTRRTAPRATEEDSADGKAETATSTSRKSAAKRAAAKTPVKKAAVKKAAVKKAPAKKTPAKKTPAKRAAGRAPAKKTPAKRAAAKKAGR; this comes from the coding sequence ATGATCATCACGCTGAGTGACACGAATTCGGCAACGATCAGCTCGGCACTGCTCAGTGCGCGACGGAGTGCCGGCAGCCCGGCGTCGGGCATGGTGTTGACCTTGATCATCGTCTCCGACGAGGACGAGTACCCCGCCGCTCTCGACGCGGCCATGGCCGCCGGCCGGGAGCATCCCAGCCGGATCCTGCTGGTGGTGACCGGGAACGGCCGCCATTCGGCATCGCTGGACGCCGAGGTGCGGATCGGTGAGGGCACCTCGGGCGAGGTCGTCGTGGTCCGGATGCGCGGCCCGCTGGCCGACCATCCGGCATCGGTGATCCGTCCGCTGTTGTTGCCGGACTCCCCCGTCGTTGTCTGGTGGCCGGGTTCGGTCGCGACCAACAAGATCGCCTCCACCTCGCTGGCCGAGCTGTCCAACCGGCGGATCACCGATGCCGCGGCGAGCAGACAGCCGCGCCGGGAGCTGGCCCGGCGCGCCGAACATCTGGCCGCCGGCGACACCGACCTGGCCTGGACCCGCTTGACCCCGTGGCGCACCCTGCTGGCCGCAGCCCTGGACCAGTTCCCGGCGCACGTCACCGCCGCGACCCTTGAGGCCGAACGGCGGAACCCGTCGGCCGACCTCCTGGCGGCGTGGATGGAGGACCGGTTGCGGATCCCGGTCAAGCAGACCACCAGCTCCGGTCCGGGGATCACAGCGGTGCGGATGACCACCGCAGCCGGCGACATCGCCATCACCCGCCCCGACGGATTGCTGGCCTCTTATGCCGTACCTGGTCAGCCGAACCGGCTGGTGGCGCTGAAGCGCCGGTCCACCGCGGATCTGATTGCCGAGGAACTGCGCCGGATGGACCACGACGTCGTCTACGAGGCGACGCTCAAGGCCCTCCTGAGACGTACCGCCGACACGCGATCCACCAGGCGCACTGCTCCGCGGGCGACCGAGGAGGACTCCGCTGACGGCAAGGCCGAGACCGCGACGAGCACTTCTCGGAAGAGTGCTGCGAAGCGTGCCGCTGCGAAGACGCCCGTCAAGAAGGCTGCCGTCAAGAAGGCTGCCGTCAAGAAGGCTCCTGCGAAGAAGACTCCGGCCAAGAAGACTCCTGCGAAGAGGGCCGCCGGGAGGGCACCCGCGAAGAAGACGCCCGCCAAGCGGGCAGCTGCGAAGAAGGCCGGCCGGTGA
- the tkt gene encoding transketolase, giving the protein MTKTTFSDPKLLPEWWTELDSRAVDTVRVLAADAVQKTGNGHPGTAISLAPAAYLLFQKVMRHDPSDVHWVGRDRFVLSAGHSCLTLYIQLYLGGFGLELEDLQALRTWGSKTPGHPEYGHTDGVEVTTGPLGQGIGNAVGMAMAARRERGLLDPDAAPGASPFDHQIYCICSDGDIQEGVSSEASSLAGTQKLGNLTLIYDNNRISIEDDTSIALSEDTAARYAAYGWHVQTVDWTNDGTSYAENVKALEDAVRAAREVTDRPSFIDLKTIIAWPSPNKQNTGGAHGSALGDDEVRGLKEVLGFDPEKTFEVTSEVIEHTRQLRERGRLAREEWQQEFDAWASANPDSKEFYERLVKRELTPGWQEALPSWPADEKGLATRAASGEVLTALAPKLPELWGGSADLAGSNNTTPKGEPSFLPTERQSKMFEGNPYGRVLHFGIREHGMGAIMNGIAVHGGTRVYGGTFLTFSDYMRPSVRLAALMRLPVTYVWTHDSIGLGEDGPTHQPIEHLTALRAIPGLDVVRPADANETAVAWKTVLGHTDRPAALVLSRQNLPTFPRDSDGFASADGTAKGGYVLKDVPGELGGGDPEVLLIGTGSEVQLAVKAQEALAGEGIKARVVSMPSVEWFFEQDEAYRESVLPSSVRARVSVEAGIALGWRGILGDAGRAVSLEHFGASASASTLFKEFGFTPDAVVTAAKESLTAAAEGGNPVHPSTSGPSGTGDHVDEPGVTIS; this is encoded by the coding sequence GTGACCAAGACGACATTCTCCGATCCGAAACTGCTCCCCGAGTGGTGGACAGAGCTTGATTCCCGTGCCGTGGACACGGTGCGTGTGCTGGCCGCCGATGCGGTGCAGAAGACCGGCAACGGTCACCCCGGCACAGCAATCAGCCTGGCACCTGCGGCCTACCTGCTCTTCCAGAAGGTCATGCGCCACGACCCGTCGGATGTGCACTGGGTGGGGCGCGACCGCTTCGTGCTGAGCGCCGGTCACTCCTGCCTCACCCTCTACATCCAGCTCTACCTCGGCGGGTTCGGGCTGGAACTTGAGGACCTGCAGGCGCTGCGAACCTGGGGCTCCAAGACACCCGGCCATCCGGAGTACGGCCATACCGACGGCGTCGAGGTGACCACCGGTCCGCTCGGCCAGGGCATCGGCAACGCGGTGGGCATGGCGATGGCGGCCCGCCGGGAACGCGGCCTGCTCGATCCCGACGCGGCGCCGGGCGCCAGCCCCTTCGACCACCAGATCTACTGCATCTGTTCCGACGGCGACATCCAGGAAGGCGTGTCCTCGGAGGCATCGTCGCTGGCCGGGACCCAGAAGCTGGGCAACCTGACGCTGATCTACGACAACAACCGGATCTCCATCGAGGACGACACCTCGATCGCCCTCAGCGAGGACACCGCCGCCCGGTACGCCGCGTACGGCTGGCATGTGCAGACCGTCGACTGGACCAACGACGGCACCAGCTACGCCGAGAACGTCAAGGCGCTCGAGGACGCCGTCCGGGCAGCCCGCGAGGTCACCGACCGGCCGAGCTTCATCGACCTGAAGACGATCATCGCCTGGCCCTCGCCGAACAAGCAGAACACCGGCGGCGCCCACGGCTCGGCGCTCGGCGATGACGAGGTCAGGGGCCTGAAAGAGGTCCTCGGCTTCGACCCCGAGAAGACCTTCGAGGTCACGTCCGAGGTGATCGAGCACACCCGTCAGCTCCGCGAGCGGGGCCGGCTGGCGCGCGAGGAATGGCAGCAGGAGTTCGACGCCTGGGCATCGGCCAACCCCGACTCCAAGGAGTTCTACGAGCGGTTGGTCAAGCGGGAGCTGACCCCGGGTTGGCAGGAGGCACTGCCGTCCTGGCCGGCCGACGAGAAGGGCCTGGCGACCCGGGCGGCCTCCGGCGAGGTGCTCACCGCACTGGCGCCGAAGCTGCCGGAGTTGTGGGGCGGATCGGCCGACCTGGCCGGTTCGAACAACACCACGCCGAAGGGTGAACCGAGCTTCCTGCCGACCGAACGGCAGTCGAAGATGTTCGAGGGCAACCCGTACGGCCGGGTGCTGCATTTCGGCATCCGCGAGCACGGCATGGGCGCGATCATGAACGGCATCGCGGTGCACGGCGGCACCCGGGTCTACGGGGGCACATTCCTCACCTTCAGCGATTACATGCGCCCCAGCGTCCGGCTGGCCGCGCTGATGCGGCTTCCGGTGACCTACGTCTGGACCCACGACTCGATCGGACTCGGCGAGGACGGCCCGACCCACCAGCCGATCGAGCATCTGACCGCACTCCGGGCCATCCCGGGGCTGGACGTGGTCCGCCCGGCGGACGCCAACGAGACCGCGGTCGCGTGGAAGACCGTGCTCGGCCACACCGACCGGCCCGCGGCGTTGGTGCTCTCGCGGCAGAACCTGCCGACCTTCCCGCGGGACAGCGACGGATTCGCCTCGGCGGATGGAACAGCCAAGGGTGGGTACGTGTTGAAAGATGTGCCGGGCGAGTTGGGCGGCGGTGACCCCGAGGTGCTGCTCATCGGCACCGGTTCGGAGGTTCAGTTGGCAGTCAAGGCCCAGGAAGCGTTGGCCGGCGAGGGCATCAAGGCACGAGTGGTGTCGATGCCGTCGGTCGAGTGGTTCTTCGAGCAGGACGAGGCCTACCGCGAATCGGTGTTGCCAAGCAGCGTGCGGGCCAGGGTCAGCGTCGAGGCCGGGATCGCGCTCGGCTGGCGCGGCATCCTGGGCGACGCGGGCCGGGCGGTCAGCCTGGAGCATTTCGGTGCTTCGGCCTCCGCATCGACGTTGTTCAAGGAGTTCGGCTTCACCCCCGACGCTGTGGTGACCGCCGCGAAGGAGAGCCTCACCGCGGCTGCCGAGGGCGGTAATCCGGTCCACCCGTCGACCAGCGGCCCGTCCGGAACGGGCGACCATGTCGACGAGCCGGGCGTGACGATCAGTTGA
- the uppS gene encoding polyprenyl diphosphate synthase produces MRHAAERAYARRLRNRLIRHDWAERLPDHIGVIMDGNRRWARRAGFANPSVGHRVGAEHIAHLLQWCQGLNIHHVTVFVCSTENITNRAANEVAFLMNVVETTITRLLTRPGRSWRVHMAGNPDVLPDATATAVKNLCIPTESVDTGYHLTLAVGYGGRQEIVDAFVSFLKEQASAGSTLDELARTFDADDIDRHLYQPDLPLPDIIIRTSGEQRSSNFLLWQGSHADYFFCDAYWPAFRETDLLRAVRDYVRRSKITEEA; encoded by the coding sequence GTGCGCCACGCCGCCGAGCGGGCGTACGCCCGTCGGCTGCGCAATCGCCTCATCCGGCACGACTGGGCCGAACGGCTGCCCGATCACATCGGCGTGATCATGGACGGCAACCGGCGGTGGGCCCGCCGGGCCGGGTTCGCCAACCCGAGCGTCGGGCACCGGGTGGGGGCCGAACACATCGCGCACCTGTTGCAGTGGTGCCAGGGCCTGAACATCCACCACGTCACAGTGTTCGTCTGCTCCACCGAGAACATCACCAACCGGGCGGCCAACGAGGTGGCGTTCCTGATGAACGTGGTCGAGACCACGATCACCCGACTGCTGACCCGGCCGGGTCGCTCCTGGCGGGTGCACATGGCCGGCAACCCCGACGTGTTGCCCGACGCCACCGCGACCGCCGTGAAGAATCTCTGCATCCCGACCGAGTCCGTGGACACCGGGTATCACCTGACCCTTGCCGTCGGCTACGGCGGCCGCCAGGAGATCGTGGACGCGTTCGTCAGCTTCTTGAAGGAGCAGGCGTCTGCCGGATCGACCCTTGACGAGCTGGCCCGGACCTTCGACGCCGACGACATCGACCGTCACCTCTACCAGCCGGACCTGCCGCTGCCCGACATCATCATCCGCACCAGCGGCGAGCAGCGGTCGTCGAACTTCCTGCTCTGGCAGGGCAGTCACGCCGACTATTTCTTCTGCGACGCATACTGGCCGGCTTTCCGGGAGACCGACCTGCTGCGGGCCGTCCGCGATTACGTCCGGCGTTCCAAGATCACCGAAGAAGCCTGA
- a CDS encoding heme o synthase, which yields MASPQVPSSEMGGTHGSTGDPRSRVWDVVRAYVALTKPRIIELLLVTTVPAMFLAAGGVPNLLLVLATLVGGIFAAGSANVFNCVLDRDIDERMRRTRRRPLPRHTVSWRKAAVFGAVLGVLSLLWFGFLVNWLSALLALAANAFYVLIYTMILKRHTSQNIVWGGIAGCFPPLIGWTSVTASLAWAPLVLFAIVFFWTPPHTWALAMRYREDYAAAEVPMLPVVKPPVAVAWRILIYSVLTVATSMLLWPVAHTGWLYPIVAGVCGVALLVESVQLLRRAKAGLSDALMKPMRLFHWSNSYLALIFVAAAVDPLLR from the coding sequence GTGGCCAGCCCCCAGGTGCCCAGTTCCGAGATGGGTGGTACCCACGGGTCGACCGGCGACCCACGGTCCCGGGTCTGGGACGTGGTCCGGGCCTATGTCGCCCTGACCAAGCCGCGGATCATCGAACTGCTGCTGGTCACCACGGTGCCGGCGATGTTCCTGGCGGCCGGCGGTGTGCCGAACCTGTTGCTGGTCCTCGCCACCCTGGTCGGCGGCATCTTCGCCGCCGGCAGCGCCAACGTCTTCAACTGCGTCCTGGACCGCGACATCGACGAGCGGATGCGCCGGACCCGTCGCCGGCCGTTGCCACGGCACACGGTCAGCTGGCGGAAGGCCGCCGTCTTCGGTGCGGTGCTCGGCGTGCTTTCGCTGCTCTGGTTCGGATTTCTGGTCAACTGGTTGTCCGCGCTGCTGGCACTGGCGGCGAACGCCTTCTATGTGTTGATTTACACGATGATCTTGAAGCGGCACACCTCCCAGAACATCGTCTGGGGCGGGATCGCCGGATGCTTCCCGCCGCTGATCGGCTGGACATCGGTGACCGCGTCACTGGCCTGGGCGCCGTTGGTGCTGTTCGCGATCGTCTTCTTCTGGACGCCGCCGCACACCTGGGCGCTGGCGATGCGCTACCGGGAGGACTACGCGGCCGCCGAGGTGCCGATGCTGCCGGTGGTGAAACCCCCGGTAGCTGTCGCCTGGCGGATCCTGATCTATTCGGTGCTCACCGTCGCCACCTCGATGCTGCTCTGGCCGGTCGCCCACACGGGCTGGCTGTATCCGATCGTCGCCGGTGTCTGCGGTGTCGCGCTGCTGGTCGAGTCGGTGCAACTGCTGCGCCGCGCCAAGGCAGGTCTCAGCGACGCCCTGATGAAGCCGATGCGGCTGTTCCACTGGTCGAACTCATACCTGGCGCTGATCTTCGTCGCAGCCGCCGTCGACCCGTTGCTGCGCTGA